In the Pseudomonadota bacterium genome, one interval contains:
- a CDS encoding hydantoinase B/oxoprolinase family protein — MKRAFDPITLEILWRRLISIVDEADGSVARTAFSSLLRDAHDYTCMFTDRLGRELAQGSYATPGQSGAMALGIKNLVNKYPLEHYQPGDVFITNDPWALAGHLNDVCVMSPIFYKEQLVAFTASVFHHSDIGGRVASDNHDVFEEGLFIPFVKLYDKGVLNESVLDMIRWNVRTREEVIGDIRSQIAANHVCGEKIRQMLKESNLENLDDLADQIIGLTEKSMREEIEKIPDGLYHAKGVIEQMKGKDDIIIQAKVEIKGSDIIVNLDGSSGQVDWGGNVVYNFTYAYVFMAIKSMFAPDIPNNDGCARPIQLFAPEGTVVNCKFPAAVAARMGVGHFLTEVIYRALSNVLPNRVIAASGGTPAAMNVFYGRRKDGKPWHSVIIRGGGMGAGASNDGNYVYIFPANGANTPVEIFESDTPLIVEKRELLSDSGGCGKMKGGLGKREVFRIPDDQYAPMPPVNLGIQSGRYIYPAEGLFDGKTGTKAQFLVNGVPGNSYGLTQMKPGDVVIIDAPGGGGYGKPFERDPEMVVSDVIEGYVSIESAMNDYGVVISPVTGEIDWKETKKLRK; from the coding sequence ATGAAACGTGCGTTTGATCCGATCACGTTAGAGATATTATGGAGAAGGCTGATTTCCATTGTTGACGAGGCGGACGGCAGTGTTGCCCGCACCGCCTTTTCGAGCCTGCTCAGGGATGCCCATGACTATACCTGCATGTTTACGGACAGATTGGGCCGGGAACTGGCTCAGGGGAGCTATGCAACCCCCGGACAGTCCGGCGCCATGGCCCTGGGTATAAAGAATCTGGTTAACAAGTACCCGTTGGAACATTACCAGCCAGGCGATGTATTTATCACGAACGATCCCTGGGCGCTCGCGGGTCATTTGAATGACGTATGTGTTATGAGCCCTATATTTTACAAGGAGCAACTGGTTGCCTTTACGGCAAGCGTATTTCACCATTCCGATATCGGTGGGCGTGTTGCCTCCGACAACCACGATGTTTTTGAGGAAGGTCTTTTTATTCCCTTCGTAAAGCTATACGACAAGGGAGTCCTCAACGAGTCGGTGCTCGATATGATCAGGTGGAACGTGCGAACCCGCGAGGAGGTGATCGGCGATATACGGTCCCAGATCGCAGCGAACCACGTGTGCGGTGAAAAGATACGGCAGATGCTGAAAGAGAGCAACCTTGAAAACCTGGACGATCTGGCGGATCAGATTATCGGTTTGACCGAAAAAAGCATGAGGGAAGAGATCGAAAAGATCCCCGATGGCCTCTATCATGCTAAAGGCGTAATCGAGCAGATGAAAGGAAAAGACGATATCATCATCCAGGCGAAGGTCGAGATAAAGGGAAGCGATATCATTGTAAATCTCGACGGTTCTTCCGGTCAGGTAGACTGGGGCGGAAACGTTGTTTATAATTTTACCTATGCCTATGTATTTATGGCAATAAAAAGCATGTTTGCCCCGGACATCCCGAACAACGATGGCTGCGCCAGGCCTATACAGCTTTTTGCCCCTGAAGGAACCGTTGTGAACTGCAAGTTCCCTGCAGCCGTGGCTGCACGGATGGGGGTGGGCCATTTTCTTACTGAGGTCATTTACCGGGCATTGTCCAATGTTCTACCCAACAGGGTGATCGCAGCTTCCGGCGGTACGCCGGCTGCTATGAACGTATTTTACGGAAGAAGGAAAGACGGGAAGCCGTGGCACTCCGTGATTATCCGGGGAGGCGGCATGGGCGCAGGCGCGTCCAACGACGGGAACTATGTCTATATCTTCCCGGCCAACGGCGCCAATACGCCTGTTGAGATATTTGAAAGTGACACCCCGCTTATCGTAGAGAAGAGAGAACTCCTCTCCGATTCAGGCGGCTGCGGCAAGATGAAGGGCGGTCTCGGAAAAAGGGAAGTCTTCAGGATACCCGACGATCAGTATGCCCCCATGCCCCCGGTTAACCTGGGGATCCAGTCAGGAAGGTATATCTATCCGGCGGAAGGGCTCTTTGACGGTAAAACTGGCACAAAGGCCCAGTTTCTGGTCAACGGCGTTCCGGGTAACTCCTATGGATTGACACAGATGAAGCCCGGTGACGTGGTCATCATCGACGCCCCCGGCGGCGGAGGATACGGCAAACCTTTTGAGCGCGACCCGGAAATGGTGGTCAGCGACGTCATTGAAGGATATGTGAGCATTGAAAGTGCCATGAATGATTATGGTGTTGTTATTAGTCCGGTAACCGGAGAAATTGACTGGAAAGAAACAAAGAAGCTGAGAAAGTAG
- a CDS encoding phenylacetate--CoA ligase, whose translation MERPFDAKVKTEKELKALQLEGLKWTVDHVYNGSGHYRKKFDEAGVKPADIKTLEDLRKLPFTSSKDLQEGYPFPLLSVPMEKVVRIHASSGTTGKRKVLCYTAKDVDDWAEMFARCYSYADCTVEDRIQIAVGYGVWTAGWGFQNGCERFGAMSIPIGPGNTDMQCQFLEDFGTTAMCCTASMGLLMAELIAERGLKGKIALKKMIFGSERASDAMRMRISELSGVSYDQLFDIPGMTELYGPGTGLDCRYHKGIHHWADYYILEILNPDTLEPVPPGEVGEMVVTTLKKEAAPLIRYRTRDLTRMIPEQCPCGSIMPMHDRILGRSDDMFIFRAVNIYPSHIDQILSNIKGVGSEYQIVLYRKEAGGKDHMTIRVERAHGVQHSHDSDKHTRKATEHEIKKQVLVSCDVEIEDYGSLPRSDRKTKRVFDNRD comes from the coding sequence ATGGAAAGACCATTTGATGCAAAAGTAAAAACAGAGAAGGAGCTCAAAGCGCTTCAGCTTGAGGGTCTGAAATGGACGGTGGACCATGTTTATAACGGTTCTGGCCATTACCGGAAAAAATTTGACGAAGCTGGTGTAAAGCCGGCGGACATTAAAACGCTGGAAGACTTACGGAAATTGCCCTTTACTTCCAGCAAAGACCTTCAGGAAGGCTATCCCTTTCCGCTCCTGAGCGTACCCATGGAGAAGGTTGTCCGCATCCATGCATCCAGCGGTACCACCGGTAAAAGGAAGGTGCTTTGTTATACCGCAAAAGATGTAGATGACTGGGCGGAGATGTTCGCGCGGTGTTATTCCTATGCAGATTGTACCGTGGAAGACAGGATACAGATCGCAGTGGGGTATGGTGTATGGACAGCGGGATGGGGTTTCCAGAACGGCTGCGAACGTTTCGGTGCCATGTCAATCCCCATAGGCCCGGGCAACACGGATATGCAGTGCCAGTTCCTCGAAGATTTCGGGACAACGGCCATGTGCTGTACTGCGTCCATGGGGCTTCTTATGGCGGAGCTTATCGCAGAACGGGGGCTTAAAGGTAAGATTGCTCTGAAAAAGATGATCTTCGGGTCGGAACGCGCCAGTGATGCCATGAGGATGCGAATTTCTGAACTTTCAGGGGTCAGCTACGACCAACTCTTTGATATTCCCGGTATGACTGAGTTGTACGGACCGGGAACCGGTCTGGACTGCAGGTACCATAAAGGCATTCACCACTGGGCCGATTACTACATACTGGAGATTTTGAACCCTGACACACTGGAGCCTGTTCCACCGGGAGAAGTGGGGGAAATGGTGGTAACGACTCTGAAAAAGGAAGCAGCGCCGCTCATCCGTTACCGGACACGGGACCTGACAAGGATGATACCAGAGCAGTGCCCCTGCGGAAGTATTATGCCCATGCACGACAGGATCCTCGGCAGATCCGATGACATGTTTATCTTCAGGGCTGTCAATATTTACCCGAGCCATATCGATCAGATACTGTCCAACATCAAAGGCGTGGGCAGCGAGTATCAGATTGTCCTTTACCGGAAAGAGGCAGGTGGAAAAGACCACATGACGATCAGGGTCGAGCGGGCCCATGGTGTACAGCACTCTCATGACTCGGATAAGCACACCAGGAAGGCCACCGAGCACGAAATAAAAAAGCAGGTGTTAGTGAGCTGTGATGTGGAAATTGAGGACTACGGCTCATTACCGCGGTCTGACAGGAAAACAAAAAGGGTATTTGATAATAGAGACTGA
- a CDS encoding FAD binding domain-containing protein, giving the protein MRSFEYHKPETVQEAVELMGALDNAKYIAGGTDVMVLFRQKKIAPANLISLRSINDLVYIDEQDGLKIGSAATLSAIAKDEFIKRSYSALNDAATRLGSLQIRNVATMGGNICNAAPSADTACPLLVLDAKVIIVGQKGEREVDIDDFFLGPNKVALEKGEIVKGFHMPQFGNNTGSAYIKHTRRQAMDLPMIGVGARITIKIGKSEARCHDALCTIDNISNVLARLQDEELEIEDARIAMGVVAPRPIRAKQAEAALKGKVVSEKLFREIGEIAMSEAQPRDSIRGEAWYRKEMVKVLVRRALMRSIDRIIRPDDTIYPERLW; this is encoded by the coding sequence GTGAGAAGCTTTGAATACCACAAACCGGAGACGGTTCAGGAAGCAGTTGAATTGATGGGCGCCCTTGATAATGCGAAGTATATTGCCGGCGGGACAGATGTAATGGTGCTTTTCAGGCAGAAGAAGATTGCGCCGGCAAACCTTATTTCTCTGAGGAGTATCAATGACCTTGTTTACATTGATGAGCAGGACGGCTTAAAGATCGGAAGTGCCGCGACACTTTCCGCGATTGCGAAGGATGAATTCATCAAACGCTCTTATTCGGCACTCAATGATGCCGCAACCCGTCTCGGTTCACTTCAGATCCGGAACGTTGCAACGATGGGCGGAAATATATGCAATGCAGCGCCTTCTGCTGATACGGCATGTCCTCTTCTTGTTCTTGATGCAAAGGTCATAATTGTTGGGCAAAAAGGGGAGAGGGAGGTGGATATCGATGATTTCTTCCTCGGACCTAATAAAGTAGCCCTTGAAAAGGGTGAGATTGTAAAAGGTTTTCATATGCCGCAATTTGGAAACAATACGGGCTCTGCCTATATAAAACATACAAGAAGGCAGGCAATGGATCTCCCCATGATAGGGGTAGGTGCACGGATAACGATCAAGATCGGCAAAAGCGAGGCGCGCTGCCATGATGCCCTTTGCACTATTGATAACATTTCCAACGTGCTTGCACGTCTCCAGGACGAAGAGCTGGAGATTGAGGATGCACGGATAGCCATGGGGGTTGTTGCTCCGAGACCTATACGGGCGAAACAGGCTGAAGCAGCCCTGAAGGGAAAAGTCGTATCGGAAAAACTCTTCCGAGAAATCGGGGAGATTGCAATGTCAGAAGCCCAGCCAAGGGACAGCATCAGAGGCGAGGCATGGTACAGGAAGGAAATGGTGAAAGTTCTTGTAAGAAGGGCTCTTATGCGGTCAATCGACAGAATCATCAGGCCGGACGATACAATTTATCCGGAGAGATTATGGTAA
- a CDS encoding (2Fe-2S)-binding protein, translating to MKKEITFTLNNEVMEVEVDPGWTLLYLLREVLEMTGTKEGCGYGECGACTVIIDGQAVNSCLYPVMEAEGRKVTTIEGVMSKSGELDPVQHALVQNGAVQCGFCTPGMVMSAKALLDEKEKPTEDDIKESIEGNLCRCTGYVNIIDAIKSVAGGR from the coding sequence ATGAAAAAAGAAATAACGTTCACTTTAAATAACGAAGTAATGGAGGTAGAAGTTGATCCCGGATGGACACTCCTTTATCTGCTGAGGGAAGTCCTTGAGATGACCGGTACGAAAGAAGGTTGCGGTTACGGGGAATGCGGCGCCTGTACGGTAATCATAGACGGCCAGGCGGTGAATTCATGCCTGTATCCTGTCATGGAGGCCGAAGGGAGGAAGGTTACCACCATAGAAGGCGTCATGTCAAAAAGCGGTGAGCTTGACCCCGTCCAGCATGCCTTAGTACAGAACGGCGCTGTTCAATGTGGATTCTGCACACCGGGCATGGTTATGTCTGCAAAGGCGCTCCTGGATGAAAAGGAAAAACCGACGGAAGACGATATCAAGGAGAGCATCGAAGGCAATCTCTGCAGGTGCACCGGGTATGTCAATATTATCGATGCTATAAAATCTGTTGCAGGCGGGAGGTGA
- a CDS encoding xanthine dehydrogenase family protein molybdopterin-binding subunit encodes MSDLTKVGQRIPKKDAPLKVTGAAVYIQDMKVPGMLYGKILYSKYAHAKILKIDTSKAEKLPGVRAVLTGADVPNNFKFGFLKDNPPLKTGKVLSARDEVAAVAAISTEIAEEALDLIEVEYEELPGIFDPLDAMKEGAPLIHEEFKSNVLKLPWKLVAGDVEEAKKASAYIAEDSFSTQWVTHCCLGTSGCIAAFDMNNNLTMYSNTQIPSLAQNDYLEALKTFGLKNKRVRIIQCVIGGGFGSKLDTYAYEYIAVLLALKTRKPVKIVFSREEEFFATSPRQCTITKISQGCDKDGRLTFREMEMVLDNGAYTSWGSTTPSVMMVPISSLYKVQNIKYVAKCVYTNNTYSQAMRGYGNPQATFAIESCLDQLAEKAGIDPLEIRRINANEPGEITPQNFRITSCGMKECIDEVANRLDWKGKRGKHNSRGVGMASLIHVGGAARVYKSDGCGTIIKVDDNGKVDVITGSSEIGQGSETIISQIVAEVLGINIDDINVINNDTDVCPWDVGAHASRTTFVAGNSALGAAKKIKAQIMEVAAKNLGEDPQLLDIRDGVVFSIKDKEKNIPLSKVLRKVHYSLGGRMLVAENFYDPPNENFDQNFKGNLSVSYAYGAHGVEVEVDKDTGQVKILNYIAAHDVGKAINPMLLEGQIYGGGLQGIGYALGERMIFEKGVLKNGNFLDYKMPTAKDVPPVQAVIVETDEQAGPFGAKGIGEPGLVPTAPAIANAIYDAVGVRIKDLPITPEKVLRALQEKGKSA; translated from the coding sequence ATGAGCGATCTCACAAAAGTAGGACAGAGGATTCCAAAGAAGGATGCGCCGTTAAAGGTTACCGGCGCTGCGGTATATATACAGGATATGAAAGTACCGGGCATGCTTTATGGCAAGATCCTGTACAGTAAGTACGCCCACGCAAAAATACTGAAAATAGATACCAGCAAGGCAGAAAAGCTTCCCGGTGTAAGGGCTGTGCTGACCGGTGCAGATGTACCGAACAATTTTAAATTCGGCTTCCTTAAAGATAACCCGCCGCTGAAGACAGGCAAGGTGTTATCCGCGAGGGATGAAGTCGCAGCCGTTGCTGCCATAAGTACTGAAATAGCAGAAGAGGCGCTTGATCTCATCGAGGTAGAGTATGAAGAACTGCCGGGAATTTTCGACCCTCTCGATGCCATGAAAGAAGGGGCGCCGCTGATTCATGAAGAATTCAAGTCGAACGTCCTGAAGCTGCCCTGGAAGCTGGTCGCCGGCGATGTGGAAGAAGCGAAAAAGGCATCGGCATATATCGCTGAGGACAGCTTCAGCACTCAATGGGTAACGCACTGCTGCCTCGGCACGAGCGGCTGTATCGCTGCTTTTGACATGAACAACAATCTCACCATGTACAGCAACACACAGATACCATCTCTTGCACAGAATGACTATTTAGAGGCGCTCAAGACCTTTGGCCTGAAAAACAAACGGGTAAGGATTATTCAGTGCGTCATAGGAGGAGGTTTCGGCAGCAAGCTCGACACCTATGCCTATGAATACATCGCCGTCCTGCTTGCCTTGAAGACGAGAAAACCAGTGAAGATCGTTTTCTCAAGAGAAGAAGAATTTTTTGCCACTTCCCCGCGGCAGTGCACGATCACAAAAATCTCACAGGGATGCGACAAGGACGGACGGCTTACCTTCCGTGAAATGGAGATGGTCCTCGATAACGGTGCCTATACATCCTGGGGGTCAACAACGCCTTCGGTTATGATGGTGCCCATCTCATCTCTCTACAAGGTACAGAATATTAAATATGTGGCGAAGTGCGTGTATACAAATAACACGTACAGCCAGGCAATGAGGGGTTACGGGAACCCTCAGGCGACCTTCGCAATAGAATCATGTCTGGATCAGCTTGCCGAGAAGGCAGGTATTGACCCCCTTGAGATCCGTCGCATAAACGCGAACGAACCTGGCGAGATCACGCCGCAGAATTTCAGGATTACCTCCTGCGGGATGAAGGAATGTATCGATGAGGTAGCAAACAGGCTGGACTGGAAAGGTAAAAGAGGGAAACACAACAGCAGGGGTGTTGGTATGGCAAGCCTCATCCACGTTGGAGGCGCTGCCAGGGTATATAAGTCTGACGGCTGCGGCACCATCATAAAGGTGGATGACAACGGTAAAGTCGATGTCATTACCGGGTCTTCAGAAATCGGCCAGGGATCAGAGACGATTATTTCTCAGATTGTTGCAGAGGTGCTCGGTATTAACATCGATGATATTAACGTCATCAATAACGACACCGATGTATGCCCCTGGGATGTGGGGGCACACGCGAGTAGAACTACCTTCGTGGCGGGTAACTCTGCCCTTGGTGCGGCCAAAAAGATAAAGGCCCAGATAATGGAGGTGGCTGCGAAAAACCTTGGCGAAGACCCGCAATTACTGGATATCAGAGACGGGGTAGTTTTCTCCATAAAAGACAAAGAAAAGAATATACCACTGTCAAAGGTACTGCGGAAGGTCCATTATTCTCTGGGCGGCAGGATGCTCGTGGCAGAGAACTTCTATGACCCGCCAAACGAAAACTTCGATCAGAACTTTAAGGGCAACCTTTCCGTTTCTTACGCATACGGTGCCCACGGGGTCGAGGTTGAGGTAGACAAAGATACCGGCCAGGTAAAGATCCTGAATTATATCGCTGCCCACGACGTAGGAAAGGCCATCAACCCCATGCTATTGGAAGGGCAGATTTATGGAGGCGGGCTTCAGGGTATCGGTTATGCCCTTGGAGAACGAATGATCTTCGAAAAAGGGGTTCTTAAGAACGGTAATTTTCTTGATTATAAGATGCCTACAGCAAAAGATGTACCGCCTGTCCAGGCTGTCATTGTTGAAACAGACGAACAGGCCGGACCTTTCGGTGCAAAAGGCATCGGGGAACCGGGGCTTGTACCGACTGCACCGGCCATTGCAAACGCCATTTATGACGCCGTCGGGGTACGCATCAAAGACCTGCCCATTACGCCGGAAAAGGTTCTAAGGGCATTGCAGGAAAAAGGGAAAAGCGCCTGA